A stretch of Sinorhizobium meliloti DNA encodes these proteins:
- a CDS encoding SpoVR family protein, producing the protein MSKGAASNLLFQSSDWNFETLARTYDAIEEIALEDLGLDVYPNQLEIISSEQMLDAYSSVGMPLMYQHWSFGKRFVFEDHLYRRGRRGLAYELVINSNPCITYLMEENTMAMQALVTAHAAFGHNHFFKNNYLFRQWTDASAILSYMDFAKKYISKCEERHGTPAVEAILDSAHALMEQGVFRYRRPPRLSTEKEQERMRERLEYEEQTFSDLWRTLPPAGENNDPTQLERELSERKKSLNLPEENLLYFLEKTSLILEPWQREILRIVRVIAQYFYPQRQTKVMNEGCATFVHYTIMNNLFDQGKISEGAMLEILQSHTNVVFQPGFDDPRFPGINPYALGFAMMQDIERICVAPTAEDRDWFPEIAGTGLWRETLLDAWANHRDESFILQFLSPALIRKFRLFLLTDEADDNFCEVASIHNERGYETIRGALARSYDIGSSQPDIQVMDVDLLGDRHLRLQHNVKNGVLLEENSRDATLRHVRRLWGYEVSLAGVDMESGETLYECSTEELSD; encoded by the coding sequence ATGTCAAAAGGCGCCGCCTCAAACCTTCTGTTCCAGAGTTCCGACTGGAATTTCGAGACACTGGCGCGCACCTACGATGCCATCGAGGAGATCGCGCTCGAAGATCTCGGTCTCGACGTATACCCCAATCAGCTCGAGATCATCTCCTCCGAGCAGATGCTGGATGCCTATTCGTCGGTGGGCATGCCGCTCATGTACCAGCATTGGTCCTTCGGGAAGCGCTTCGTTTTCGAGGATCATCTCTATCGCAGGGGCCGGCGCGGCCTCGCCTATGAGCTGGTGATCAACTCCAATCCCTGCATCACCTACTTGATGGAGGAGAACACCATGGCCATGCAGGCCCTGGTGACCGCCCATGCAGCCTTCGGCCATAATCATTTTTTCAAGAACAACTACCTCTTCCGGCAGTGGACCGACGCCAGCGCAATCCTCAGCTATATGGACTTCGCGAAGAAATACATCAGCAAATGCGAAGAGCGGCACGGAACGCCGGCAGTCGAGGCGATCCTCGACTCTGCCCATGCACTCATGGAGCAGGGCGTCTTCCGCTACAGACGGCCGCCGCGCCTGTCGACCGAAAAAGAGCAGGAGCGGATGCGCGAGAGGCTGGAATATGAAGAGCAGACCTTCAGCGACCTGTGGAGAACGCTTCCGCCCGCGGGGGAGAACAACGATCCGACCCAGTTGGAACGGGAGCTCTCGGAGCGGAAAAAATCACTGAACCTCCCGGAAGAGAACCTGCTCTATTTCCTGGAGAAGACCAGCCTCATCCTTGAGCCCTGGCAGCGGGAGATACTGCGAATCGTTCGCGTGATCGCTCAGTACTTCTATCCGCAGCGGCAGACGAAGGTCATGAACGAGGGATGCGCCACCTTCGTCCACTACACCATCATGAACAATCTCTTCGACCAGGGCAAAATAAGCGAAGGCGCAATGCTGGAGATTCTCCAGAGTCATACCAATGTCGTTTTTCAGCCGGGCTTCGACGATCCCCGCTTTCCGGGGATCAACCCGTATGCGCTGGGATTTGCCATGATGCAGGACATCGAGCGCATCTGCGTCGCGCCGACGGCGGAGGATCGCGATTGGTTTCCCGAAATCGCCGGCACCGGCCTTTGGCGCGAGACGCTTCTCGATGCCTGGGCGAACCACCGCGACGAGTCGTTCATCCTGCAGTTCCTGAGCCCTGCGCTGATCCGCAAGTTTCGGCTGTTCCTGCTGACGGACGAGGCGGACGACAATTTCTGCGAGGTGGCATCCATCCATAACGAGCGCGGCTACGAAACGATACGCGGCGCTCTCGCCCGCAGCTACGACATCGGAAGCAGCCAGCCGGATATCCAGGTCATGGATGTCGATTTGCTGGGCGACCGGCACCTGCGATTGCAGCACAATGTGAAGAATGGGGTCCTCCTGGAGGAGAACAGCCGCGATGCCACTCTGCGCCACGTCCGCCGTCTGTGGGGCTACGAGGTGAGCCTCGCCGGCGTCGACATGGAGAGCGGCGAGACGCTCTACGAGTGCTCGACTGAGGAACTGTCGGACTAG
- the fghA gene encoding S-formylglutathione hydrolase — MKVISQNTAFGGMQGVYAHDSTACKGEMTFAVFVPPQAITEPRPVLWYLSGLTCTHANVMEKGEYRRMASELGLIIVCPDTSPRGADVPDELTNWQMGKGAGFYLDATEKPWAEHYRMYSYITEELPALVGQHFRVDMGRQGIFGHSMGGHGAITVALKHPERFKSCSAFAPIVAPSSADWSVGAFEKYLGPDKAAWREYDACALVEDGARFPEFLIDQGKADSFLENGLRPWLFEEAVKGTDIGLTLRMHERYDHSYYFISTFMDDHLRWHAERLG, encoded by the coding sequence ATGAAAGTAATCTCGCAAAACACGGCCTTCGGCGGCATGCAGGGCGTCTACGCTCATGATTCCACGGCCTGCAAAGGCGAAATGACCTTCGCCGTCTTCGTCCCGCCGCAGGCGATCACGGAGCCTCGCCCCGTTCTCTGGTATCTTTCCGGCCTCACCTGCACCCACGCCAATGTCATGGAGAAAGGCGAGTACCGGCGTATGGCCTCGGAGCTGGGGCTCATCATCGTCTGCCCGGATACGAGCCCAAGAGGAGCGGATGTTCCCGATGAGCTCACCAACTGGCAGATGGGCAAGGGCGCCGGCTTCTATCTCGATGCAACGGAGAAGCCCTGGGCCGAGCACTATCGGATGTACAGCTACATCACAGAAGAACTCCCGGCCCTCGTCGGCCAGCATTTCCGCGTGGATATGGGCCGCCAGGGTATCTTCGGCCACTCGATGGGCGGGCATGGCGCCATCACGGTCGCTCTCAAGCACCCCGAGCGTTTCAAGAGTTGCTCCGCCTTCGCGCCGATCGTCGCGCCGTCTTCCGCCGACTGGTCGGTCGGTGCCTTCGAGAAGTATCTCGGCCCCGATAAGGCCGCCTGGCGGGAATACGATGCCTGCGCCCTCGTCGAGGACGGCGCCCGCTTCCCGGAATTCCTGATCGACCAGGGCAAGGCGGATAGCTTCCTCGAAAACGGTCTGCGCCCCTGGCTGTTCGAAGAAGCCGTCAAAGGAACGGACATCGGGCTTACGCTCCGGATGCACGAGCGTTACGACCATTCCTATTATTTCATCTCGACCTTCATGGACGACCATCTCAGGTGGCACGCCGAGAGGCTCGGCTGA
- the lipB gene encoding lipoyl(octanoyl) transferase LipB, whose product MYRPEKISIRKVPMQREDLIQSMFAPPDAPPVRWRIAPSLVDYPEAVETMEREAAAIADGTADELVWLVEHPPLYTAGTSANAADLVMPDLLPVFATGRGGEYTYHGPGQRVVYVMLDLKRRRQDVRGFVAALESVIIATLDSMNVKGERREDRVGVWVRRPEKPPLMDGSMAEDKIAAIGIRLRKWVSFHGLSLNVDPDLEHFGGIVPCGIRGYGVTSLVDLGLPVMMADVDIRLREAFERVFGPTRTENE is encoded by the coding sequence ATGTACAGGCCGGAAAAAATCAGCATTCGCAAGGTTCCCATGCAACGCGAAGACCTTATCCAGAGCATGTTCGCTCCGCCGGATGCACCGCCGGTGCGGTGGCGCATTGCGCCTTCCCTCGTCGATTATCCGGAGGCCGTCGAGACGATGGAACGCGAGGCTGCTGCGATCGCGGACGGCACCGCCGACGAGCTGGTCTGGCTGGTCGAGCACCCGCCGCTTTACACCGCGGGAACCAGCGCCAACGCCGCCGACCTCGTGATGCCGGATCTGCTCCCGGTTTTCGCAACAGGAAGAGGCGGCGAGTACACCTATCACGGTCCCGGGCAGCGGGTCGTCTACGTCATGCTCGACTTGAAGCGCAGACGCCAGGACGTCCGCGGATTTGTCGCCGCACTCGAGAGCGTCATCATCGCCACGCTCGATTCCATGAACGTCAAGGGCGAACGCCGTGAAGATCGTGTCGGCGTCTGGGTGCGCCGCCCGGAGAAGCCGCCGCTCATGGACGGCTCGATGGCGGAGGACAAGATAGCGGCCATCGGCATTCGCTTGCGCAAATGGGTAAGCTTTCACGGATTGTCGTTGAACGTCGATCCGGACCTCGAGCATTTCGGGGGCATCGTGCCTTGCGGAATTCGCGGCTATGGTGTCACCAGCCTCGTCGATCTCGGTCTGCCCGTCATGATGGCCGACGTCGATATCAGGCTGAGGGAAGCCTTCGAAAGGGTCTTCGGCCCGACCCGCACCGAGAACGAATAG
- a CDS encoding S-(hydroxymethyl)glutathione dehydrogenase/class III alcohol dehydrogenase, producing the protein MDVRAAVALEAGKPLEVMTVQLEGPRAGEVLVEVKATGICHTDDFTLSGADPEGLFPAILGHEGAGIVVDVGPGVTSVKKGDHVIPLYTPECRSCPSCLSRKTNLCTAIRATQGQGLMPDGSSRFSINGDKIHHYMGCSTFSNFTVLPEIALAKVNPDAPFDKICYIGCGVTTGIGAVINTAKVEIGATAIVFGLGGIGLNVIQGLHLAGADMIIGVDLNNDKKPWGEKFGMTHFVNPKEVGDDIVPYLVNLTKRGADQIGGADYTFDCTGNTKVMRQALEASHRGWGKSVIIGVAGAGQEISTRPFQLVTGRTWMGTAFGGARGRTDVPKIVDWYMEGKIEIDPMITHTMPLEDINKGFELMHSGESIRSVVVY; encoded by the coding sequence ATGGACGTACGCGCCGCCGTGGCCTTGGAAGCCGGCAAGCCGCTGGAGGTCATGACCGTGCAGCTCGAAGGCCCGCGGGCCGGCGAGGTGCTGGTCGAGGTGAAGGCGACCGGCATCTGCCATACCGACGATTTCACGCTGTCGGGGGCCGATCCGGAGGGGCTGTTCCCGGCGATCCTCGGTCATGAGGGCGCCGGCATCGTCGTCGATGTCGGCCCCGGCGTCACCTCGGTGAAGAAGGGCGACCACGTCATCCCGCTCTATACGCCGGAATGCCGCTCCTGCCCCTCCTGCCTCAGCCGCAAGACCAATCTGTGCACCGCCATCCGCGCCACCCAGGGGCAAGGGCTGATGCCGGACGGCAGCTCGCGGTTCTCGATCAACGGCGACAAGATCCACCATTATATGGGCTGCTCGACCTTCTCGAACTTCACCGTGCTGCCGGAGATCGCGCTCGCCAAGGTCAATCCGGACGCCCCCTTCGACAAGATCTGCTATATCGGCTGCGGCGTCACCACCGGCATCGGCGCGGTGATCAACACCGCCAAGGTCGAGATCGGCGCCACCGCCATCGTCTTCGGCCTCGGCGGCATCGGGCTCAACGTCATCCAGGGGCTTCACCTTGCCGGCGCCGACATGATCATCGGCGTCGACCTCAACAACGACAAGAAGCCCTGGGGCGAAAAGTTCGGCATGACCCACTTCGTCAATCCGAAGGAGGTCGGCGACGACATCGTCCCCTATCTCGTCAACCTGACGAAGCGCGGTGCCGACCAGATCGGCGGCGCCGACTACACCTTCGACTGCACCGGCAACACCAAGGTCATGCGCCAGGCGCTCGAAGCCTCGCATCGCGGCTGGGGCAAGTCGGTGATCATCGGCGTCGCCGGCGCCGGCCAGGAGATTTCGACCAGGCCGTTCCAGCTCGTCACCGGCCGCACCTGGATGGGCACCGCGTTTGGCGGCGCGCGCGGCCGCACCGATGTGCCGAAGATCGTCGACTGGTACATGGAGGGCAAGATCGAGATCGATCCGATGATCACCCACACCATGCCGCTCGAGGACATCAACAAGGGTTTCGAGCTCATGCATTCCGGCGAGAGCATTCGCTCTGTCGTCGTCTACTGA
- the crcB gene encoding fluoride efflux transporter CrcB, with translation MNHILLVGAGGALGSVLRYLIGLWMLQRAGPAFPWGTLFVNVTGSFLIGFLAEFIMHKMGASPEMRVFLITGVLGGYTTFSAFSLDAIALLEHGQTMSGLAYIVASVGLSILAVFAGLALMRAMV, from the coding sequence ATGAACCATATCCTCCTCGTCGGTGCCGGCGGCGCCCTCGGCTCCGTCCTGCGCTACCTCATCGGCCTCTGGATGCTGCAGCGCGCCGGTCCCGCCTTTCCCTGGGGGACGCTGTTCGTGAACGTCACTGGCTCCTTTCTGATCGGTTTTCTGGCGGAATTCATCATGCACAAGATGGGTGCCTCGCCGGAAATGCGCGTGTTCCTGATCACCGGCGTTCTGGGGGGCTACACGACGTTCTCGGCCTTTTCGCTCGACGCGATCGCCCTTCTGGAACACGGGCAGACGATGAGTGGCCTCGCCTATATCGTGGCGAGCGTCGGTCTTTCGATACTTGCCGTGTTCGCCGGGCTGGCCCTGATGCGCGCAATGGTCTAA
- a CDS encoding YaiI/YqxD family protein produces MIYVDADACPVKPEILKVAERHGLEVTFVANSGLRPSRDPMVRNVIVSAGFDAADDWIAERAKDGDIVVTADVPLAVRCVGAGALVTGPTGRVFDETNIGMASAMRDLSAHLRETGESKGYNAALTSRDRSAFLETLDRLCRRVKR; encoded by the coding sequence ATGATCTATGTCGATGCCGATGCATGCCCGGTAAAGCCGGAAATCCTGAAGGTGGCCGAGCGCCATGGTCTCGAGGTGACCTTCGTCGCCAATTCCGGCCTGCGTCCCTCGCGCGATCCGATGGTTCGCAACGTCATCGTGTCGGCCGGTTTCGACGCAGCGGATGATTGGATCGCCGAACGCGCCAAGGACGGCGATATCGTCGTCACTGCCGACGTGCCGCTTGCCGTGCGCTGCGTCGGCGCCGGGGCACTCGTCACCGGTCCGACCGGGCGCGTCTTCGACGAGACCAACATCGGCATGGCATCCGCGATGCGCGATCTCTCGGCCCATCTCAGGGAGACCGGGGAAAGCAAAGGCTACAACGCCGCCCTCACCTCCCGCGACCGCTCCGCCTTTCTCGAAACGCTTGACCGACTCTGCCGACGGGTAAAAAGGTAG
- a CDS encoding helix-turn-helix domain-containing protein — MLLSTENAIARLRETGDGDTLGGRIWRARDATGLSTKELASKLGVRNDTISSWERDRAEPRANRLFMLAGVLGVTPAWLMAGIGRAPDDSTGDASGDELRKQLDLVKKLHEQTAEAIAALEMEFERLDQDVR, encoded by the coding sequence ATGCTGTTATCAACCGAGAATGCGATTGCACGTCTGCGCGAGACAGGAGACGGCGATACGCTGGGCGGTCGTATCTGGAGAGCCCGTGACGCGACGGGGCTCTCTACGAAGGAGCTGGCCAGCAAGCTCGGTGTCCGCAACGACACCATTTCTTCCTGGGAACGCGATCGCGCCGAGCCACGGGCGAATCGCCTGTTCATGCTGGCCGGCGTGCTTGGCGTGACGCCCGCCTGGCTGATGGCCGGTATCGGACGCGCACCGGATGATAGCACTGGAGATGCTTCGGGGGACGAACTTCGCAAGCAGCTGGATCTCGTAAAGAAGCTGCATGAGCAAACCGCCGAGGCCATTGCGGCGCTCGAGATGGAGTTCGAACGCCTCGACCAGGACGTTCGGTGA
- a CDS encoding YeaH/YhbH family protein has product MPNFIDRRLNPKDKSLGNRQRFLKRAREELKRTIKERVKSGKIADVDAEQNVSMPARGVNEPAFQPDSNSGERRHVLPGNREFAAGDRIPKRGSGGGAGNAGAGTGQSEDEFQFVLSREEVLDLFFEDLELPDMVKLNLKESVTFKRRRAGFSASGSPTNINVGRTMRNSYGRRIALRRPSRREIEALADEIAGLETEPRGRIKHRQRLEELRQKLDRLERRRRRIPYVDPVDIRFNRFEPQPLPNASAVMFCLMDVSASMGEREKDLAKRFFVLLHLFLKRRYERIDIVFIRHTDEAGEVDENTFFYSKQSGGTVVSTALEEMLRVIRERYPAHEWNIYAAQASDGENISGDSERCASLLHDELMGLCQYYAYVEIIDERETEIFGTTDNGTSLWRAYRTVDGEWPNFQMTRIAKPADIYPVFRKLFGKQPEMQLRK; this is encoded by the coding sequence ATGCCGAATTTCATCGACCGTCGCCTCAATCCGAAGGACAAAAGTCTCGGTAACAGGCAACGCTTCCTGAAACGGGCACGAGAGGAACTGAAGCGAACCATCAAAGAGCGGGTCAAGTCGGGCAAGATCGCGGATGTCGATGCCGAACAGAACGTGTCCATGCCCGCACGTGGCGTCAACGAGCCCGCTTTCCAGCCGGACTCCAACAGCGGCGAGCGGCGCCACGTCCTACCGGGAAACCGGGAGTTCGCGGCGGGAGACCGTATTCCCAAAAGGGGGTCAGGTGGCGGTGCGGGCAATGCCGGTGCCGGCACCGGCCAAAGCGAAGACGAGTTTCAGTTCGTCCTTTCACGCGAGGAGGTGCTCGATCTCTTCTTCGAGGACCTCGAGCTCCCCGACATGGTGAAGCTCAATCTGAAGGAATCGGTTACCTTCAAGCGACGGCGCGCCGGTTTCAGCGCAAGCGGCTCGCCGACGAACATCAATGTCGGCCGCACCATGCGCAACAGCTACGGACGCCGCATCGCATTGCGGCGGCCGTCGCGCCGGGAAATCGAGGCGTTAGCCGACGAGATTGCAGGGCTGGAGACGGAGCCGCGTGGCCGCATCAAGCACCGGCAGCGCCTAGAGGAGCTGCGCCAGAAGCTCGACAGGCTCGAGCGCCGGCGCCGGCGGATTCCCTATGTAGATCCCGTGGACATTCGCTTCAATCGTTTCGAGCCGCAGCCGCTGCCCAATGCGAGTGCGGTCATGTTCTGCCTCATGGATGTCTCGGCTTCGATGGGGGAGCGGGAGAAGGACCTCGCCAAGCGTTTTTTCGTGCTGCTGCACCTCTTCCTCAAGCGCCGCTATGAGCGGATCGACATCGTGTTCATCCGGCACACCGACGAGGCCGGCGAGGTCGACGAGAATACCTTCTTCTACAGCAAGCAGAGCGGCGGCACGGTCGTTTCCACCGCGCTGGAGGAGATGCTGCGCGTCATCCGGGAGCGCTATCCTGCCCACGAATGGAACATCTATGCCGCGCAGGCATCGGACGGCGAGAATATCTCAGGCGACTCCGAACGCTGCGCTTCCCTTCTTCACGACGAACTGATGGGACTTTGCCAATATTACGCCTATGTCGAGATTATCGATGAGCGAGAGACGGAGATTTTCGGCACGACCGATAACGGGACTTCGCTCTGGCGGGCCTATCGCACCGTCGACGGCGAATGGCCGAATTTCCAGATGACCCGCATCGCGAAACCGGCGGATATCTACCCCGTTTTCCGAAAACTCTTCGGCAAGCAGCCGGAAATGCAATTGCGCAAGTGA
- a CDS encoding peptide deformylase — protein sequence MAVRPIIRFPSPLLTTSTERIGRFDGTLRQLSDDLVDTMRAAPGIGITASHIGILQRLTVIEVDPQMGPRSFVNPEVVWQSSETARHSEGSVSMPGVAEEVERPVRVRISFQTLDGETREEEAEGLMAVCLQHEIDQLNGIFWIRRLSRLKRERAVKRFEKFNRAEAFPGTQ from the coding sequence ATGGCCGTCCGACCGATCATACGCTTTCCAAGCCCGCTGCTGACGACGTCAACCGAACGGATCGGCCGGTTCGATGGCACACTTCGCCAGCTATCAGACGATCTCGTCGACACGATGCGCGCCGCCCCCGGCATAGGCATCACCGCGTCCCACATCGGCATCCTGCAGCGGCTGACGGTCATCGAAGTCGATCCGCAAATGGGACCGCGCAGCTTCGTCAACCCGGAAGTCGTCTGGCAATCGAGCGAGACGGCGCGGCACAGCGAGGGCAGCGTCTCAATGCCGGGTGTCGCCGAAGAAGTGGAGCGGCCGGTGCGCGTGCGCATCAGCTTCCAAACTCTGGACGGCGAGACACGCGAGGAAGAAGCCGAGGGACTGATGGCGGTCTGCCTGCAGCATGAGATCGACCAGCTCAACGGTATCTTCTGGATTCGGCGGCTTTCCAGGCTAAAGCGCGAACGCGCCGTCAAGCGGTTCGAAAAATTTAACCGAGCCGAAGCTTTTCCCGGCACGCAATGA
- a CDS encoding DUF1345 domain-containing protein, giving the protein MDRKAGLRHWPFYLALTGGLLSLPIGFAFFRAEAIEVAAILFFLIYLSITALRLPKLTGSYLEANARDTGEPEPIIFLVTLVAAATSLVALFLALNRAGGGGTVGLSIAFAAVALGWATIHTMAALHYAHLYWLAGRNDPASNPAARGLAFPETDSPGGYDFLYFAFVIGMTAQTSDVAITTTAMRRVNLMHAIVSFFFNTVLVAAAVNAAVQLAGATP; this is encoded by the coding sequence ATGGATCGGAAGGCAGGCCTGCGGCACTGGCCGTTCTATCTCGCCCTGACGGGCGGGTTGCTCAGCCTGCCGATCGGTTTTGCATTCTTCCGCGCAGAAGCAATCGAGGTCGCCGCCATCCTCTTTTTCCTTATCTATCTGTCGATCACGGCTTTGCGGCTTCCCAAACTGACTGGCAGCTATCTCGAGGCCAATGCGCGCGACACGGGCGAGCCGGAGCCGATCATCTTTCTCGTGACGCTCGTTGCCGCGGCAACTTCGCTGGTGGCCCTGTTCCTCGCGCTGAACCGCGCCGGGGGCGGCGGCACTGTGGGGCTGTCCATCGCCTTCGCAGCGGTTGCGCTCGGCTGGGCGACGATCCACACCATGGCGGCGCTGCATTATGCTCATCTTTACTGGCTTGCCGGCCGCAATGATCCCGCCAGCAATCCCGCAGCGCGCGGTCTTGCATTCCCGGAGACCGACAGCCCCGGCGGATACGATTTCCTCTATTTCGCCTTCGTCATCGGGATGACGGCGCAGACTTCGGACGTCGCCATCACGACAACGGCGATGCGCCGCGTCAACCTGATGCACGCGATCGTCTCGTTCTTCTTCAACACGGTGCTCGTCGCCGCCGCCGTCAATGCCGCGGTTCAGCTTGCAGGCGCCACCCCATGA
- a CDS encoding PrkA family serine protein kinase — protein MQRSESDVFDLFSEIYTSAAQEEISLQEYLLACRDDKSMYATAQERMVDAIGDPILVDTSADERLGRIFANRTIKIYPAFSDFFGMEDTIERIVGYFRYAAQGLEERKQILYLLGPVGGGKSSLAERLKKLMELRPIYTLMVDGKISPVFESPLGLFHPERMADLLEDKYGIARRRLTGLISPWASKRLDEVGGDISKFSVVKLMPSRLRQIGIAKTEPGDENNQDVSSLVGKVDIRQLENYSQADPDAYSYSGGLNRTTQGLLEFVEMFKAPIKVLHPLLTATQEGSYNGTENFGAFPFQGTILAHSNESEWLQFKNNRNNEAFLDRILVVKVPYCLRVTEEKQIYEKLLRESELVSNPCAPEVLEILSRFTVSTRLVPHENSSLYTKMRVYDGENLKDVDPKARSVQEYRDAAGVDEGMTGVSTRFAFKVLSEAFNYDTKEVAADPVHLMYILEQAIKREQFAKETEAAYLDFIKSELATRYAEFIGHEIQKAYLESYSEYGQNLFDRYIAYADAWLEDQDFKDPDTGQILNRKILDSELSQIEKPAGIANPKDFRNEVVKFTLRARAKNHGKNPSWTSYEKLREVIEKRMFGQVEDLLPVISFGSKKDSSTEKQHVEFVQRMKERGYTERQVRRLVDWYMRVNKAG, from the coding sequence ATGCAAAGGAGTGAATCTGACGTCTTCGATCTCTTTTCGGAGATTTATACGAGTGCAGCGCAAGAAGAGATAAGTCTACAGGAATATCTCCTCGCATGTCGCGATGACAAAAGCATGTACGCCACCGCTCAGGAAAGAATGGTGGACGCAATTGGAGACCCGATTCTCGTCGATACCAGCGCTGACGAGCGTTTAGGTCGGATCTTCGCAAACCGAACCATCAAAATTTACCCGGCCTTCTCCGACTTCTTCGGCATGGAAGACACGATCGAGCGGATCGTCGGCTACTTCCGCTATGCCGCCCAGGGTCTCGAGGAGCGCAAGCAGATCCTTTATCTTCTGGGGCCGGTCGGCGGCGGTAAGTCCTCGCTCGCCGAAAGGTTGAAGAAGCTGATGGAACTGCGACCGATCTACACGCTGATGGTCGACGGCAAGATCAGCCCGGTTTTCGAATCGCCGCTCGGCCTGTTCCATCCCGAACGCATGGCCGATCTCCTGGAAGACAAATACGGCATCGCCCGTAGGAGGCTGACAGGCCTGATCTCTCCCTGGGCCTCCAAGCGGCTGGACGAGGTCGGTGGCGACATATCCAAGTTCAGCGTCGTCAAGCTGATGCCGTCGCGCCTGCGTCAGATCGGCATCGCCAAGACCGAGCCGGGCGACGAGAACAATCAGGACGTCTCCTCGCTTGTCGGCAAGGTCGATATCCGCCAGCTCGAGAACTACAGCCAGGCCGACCCGGACGCCTACTCCTACAGCGGCGGCCTGAACCGCACGACGCAGGGGCTGCTCGAATTCGTCGAGATGTTCAAGGCGCCGATCAAGGTCCTGCATCCCCTTCTGACGGCGACCCAGGAAGGCAGCTACAACGGTACCGAAAACTTCGGCGCGTTCCCGTTTCAGGGCACAATTCTGGCCCACTCCAACGAATCGGAATGGCTGCAGTTCAAGAACAACCGCAACAACGAGGCATTCCTGGACCGCATCCTGGTGGTCAAGGTGCCCTATTGCCTGCGCGTCACCGAGGAGAAGCAGATCTACGAAAAGCTTCTTCGCGAGAGCGAACTGGTCAGCAATCCCTGCGCACCCGAGGTGTTGGAGATACTGAGCCGTTTCACCGTATCCACCCGGCTCGTTCCTCACGAGAACTCGTCTCTCTACACCAAGATGCGCGTCTATGACGGCGAGAACCTCAAGGATGTCGACCCGAAGGCGCGATCGGTGCAGGAATATCGGGACGCTGCCGGCGTCGACGAGGGCATGACCGGCGTCAGCACCCGCTTCGCCTTCAAGGTCCTGTCCGAGGCCTTCAATTACGACACCAAGGAGGTCGCGGCCGATCCCGTACATCTGATGTACATCCTGGAGCAGGCCATCAAGCGCGAGCAGTTTGCGAAGGAAACGGAGGCAGCCTATCTCGACTTCATCAAGTCGGAACTCGCCACCCGTTATGCGGAATTCATCGGTCACGAGATCCAGAAGGCCTATCTGGAGTCCTACAGCGAATACGGCCAGAACCTGTTCGACCGCTATATCGCCTACGCCGATGCCTGGCTCGAGGACCAGGACTTCAAGGATCCCGACACCGGCCAGATCCTCAACCGCAAGATCCTCGACAGCGAACTGTCTCAGATCGAAAAACCGGCGGGCATCGCCAACCCGAAGGACTTCCGCAACGAGGTCGTCAAGTTCACCTTGCGGGCGCGGGCCAAGAACCATGGCAAGAACCCGTCCTGGACGAGCTATGAAAAACTTCGCGAGGTCATCGAGAAACGCATGTTCGGCCAGGTCGAAGACCTGTTGCCGGTTATCAGCTTCGGGTCGAAGAAGGACAGCTCCACGGAGAAGCAGCATGTCGAATTCGTCCAGCGCATGAAGGAGCGCGGGTACACCGAACGGCAGGTGCGGCGTCTCGTCGACTGGTACATGCGTGTAAACAAGGCGGGTTGA